The Papio anubis isolate 15944 chromosome 10, Panubis1.0, whole genome shotgun sequence genome includes the window AGATTCACAGAGGCACATTATGCTTTAGAAATGTGGTAACTAGCTATACAAGTGGTATAGCATCacaatttaggaaaaaataataaaattctaagacATTTCCTATGCTGAAGATCATGCCCAATTGGTAGTGTCATTCTTTCTGACACTAGCTCTGATAAGACTTCCTTTGGAATACTTTTTCACCATAATCTAGAGAGGATGTGTTGAACTGCACCCTTAAGAATGCAGACAGGACTGGCATATAGCAGTACTGCTGTAGGAAAGAAATTAAGGACAGTTAGTATGGGCCTGTGAATTCTGGCATACATGTTTAAATCAATTACAATTATGCaagtaaaaaaagaatatcccTACTAATTCATGCAGGCTGAAAATCTAGTATGTAAACCTGCAGCAGAATCTAATTTTAAGAAACAGGCACCTAATTTTGATTGTGAAACTCACTCACCTGAGGAAAGCTTCCACAGGCTCACTATGCCCCTTGTGCTGATTTGCACACTAAAATTAGCAAAACAGACTCCAACTATTAAAAATATCACACTCTTTGTATACATacttttgttttaactttaagTATGCTTAGAGCAAAGTAGGTGCCTTTACTAAGCTATATTTAGAGCACTATGGGGGGAGTTCTAGTGTGAGAAACAGTTTCTCAAGGGTAACAATCCTAAACATCTAAGATTTGGAATGAAAACTTTCaataatttgaaagtattttgagCAGGAAAACACATTTGTTCCAAGTATAGAAAGCGTacccaaaacaaaagtaaaagtaaaaccTTTAACCCTTTGCGTTTCTATGGCattggctcatttttttcttgtccttcTACCTGGAAAGAAAACTTGCATTATAAAGATGAAGAATATGGCATCTGTGACTTCAACCAAATCTATACAAATCTATAGTAggggggatttttaaaaagaaaagcaaattcagAAGCAtgccaaaaaaaatcaaagggcTAAAGACAacttaatacaaataaatttctgAATACTTATAGAAAAGTGGGAAAGAATTACCATCTGCAAAAGGATCAAGACGCTCTGGGGAAATTATCATGGTCCGCCTATGCTTTTTGTATTCATCTTCCCGGTCTGCAATCTTCGGAGGTCGGTGCTCAGCAAATGGATCATACTGAAAAGAGGTATGTCTCACTTAATATCcactttattaaaataacaaagcagaatatcataaacaaaaatcagaacACTGTAAAGCACAAATGTTTAATACATGTCTACTAATATTCTGTACTGCTTCACagataaatgttaatataaaaaaataaggcATATGGAAACAAGGTAATATACATATCCACATTTCCATAGTTCAATGCTTCACTACATGATTacagccaggcgtgatggcctGTGTgtataatctcaactacttgggaggttgagacaggaggaatgcttgagcccaggagtttgggatcagcctgagcaagacagtaagaccttgtgtcaaaaaaaaagaagattacacctttacaaaataaattattatttataattctccTTAAAGCATCCTAAAATTTATGGGTTTCTATGGGAACTCAGACATTCACTTTTCTTTAGCTGAATAaactatgcttttaaaataaaaggtcaCCTGTTCTGTTGACTGTGGTATATCATTAAGCAATGCCACAGGGGCATGATATCCTGGCTTCTTCTGACCAAGCAAACTCGTAGATGATGAATAGTCATCGTCATCCTGCAATGAAAATCCCCCAAAAAGCCATAAACAAAATGTCAGAACTTAACAATTAGAAAGAATATGCAAAGATTCAACATGAAATCAAAAGATCTACTGACAGTGTGATGTCTAAGCCCTCCTTCATAAAACTTACAAACAAAATTGGTCTTCTTTCACTTCAAAAACCTATTAAATTCAATTCAGTAaagctatctttattttttaaaacgaTTAAGCAGGGAATATCTTCTATAGAAGTCAATTAAGATAAAGTAGGTATGGACTAGAAAAACCTGagcatttaattttaatgttttttcaatTTGATAACTACAGCTTATTTTAGAACTTTCTacttttaactcatttttttaaacacaatttaACAACcattgaaacaaatatttaattttaaatgtatttgcccCTAGTAGTATGTTTAAACAGAACAATGTTATACTGTTACTTTTCTAGTATAAAAAGTACAActgtctgggaggtcaaggtgggagaatggcttgagtgTAGGAGTtctgagactagcctaggcaacagagacccagctgggcaaggtggtgcacatctgtaatcccaacactttgggaggccgaggctggggactgcttgagcccaggagttcaagaccagtctgggcaacatagtgaaactctgtctctaccaaaaaaatacaaaaattagccaggcatagtggtgtgtatatgtagtcccagctactcaggaggctgaggtgggaaaattgcttgaacttgggaggcgaaggttgcagggagccatgatctgGCCACTGCCTtcggcttgggcaacagagcaaggctttgtctccaaaaaacaaaaccacatacatagtgagatctcatctctattgtaataaaaataaataaaaaataaaaaatgcaacacGGGGTAATTCTCCAGATCTTAACAcctcacttattttatttaaaaataaagtgacaatTTCCCCCTCAGTTTCTGAAACATAGAGCTATCACTTTATTTTACCATTAGGGTATGAGACCCCCAAATAAAGTGCTAACTAGGCCACCACTGGCTTCTAGAAATTTCACCTTTTGGGACTTTAAatttctctcaagaaaaaaaaagaggcagagagagccaACTATAAAGTAAAATGTGActtgaatttcttaaaaataaccaGTTtggcaccacatgttctcactcataggtgggaactgaacaaaaagaacacttAGACatggatggggaacatcacacaccaaggcctgtcatggggtggggagaggggtgggatagcattaggagatatacctcatgtaaatgatgagttaatggatatAGCACACCAATATGgtacacgtatacatatgtaacaaaccttaccctagaacttatagtaaaaaaaaaaaaaaaaaaaaaaaaggaagaaagaaatatacatgacctatccaaaaattaaaaaaaataaaaaataaccagtttgggccaggcgtggtggctcacgcttgtaatcacagcactctggtaggccaaggcaggcggatcacgaggtcaggagatcaagaccatcctggctaacacagtgaaaccctgtctctactaaaaatacaaaaaattagctggacgtggtggcgggcgtctgtagtcccagctactctagaggctgaggcaggagaatggaatgaacccaggaagcagagcatgcagtaagccgagatcgcaccactgcattccagcctgggcgacagagcgagacaaaaaaaaaaaaaaaagtatgataatCTATATACATAAAGTTTATCTCTAACTGAATCACCAAATTTGGAGTTTGGAATGGTCTGATAAAATATAAGCTACCTGGAATACATAAAAAATGCTTTGAGGGAACAGATACCAAAATGAAAGGCACTCCTCCTCCATAGTAATTGAAACAGATATGAAAAGCTCATCAATATCAGTACTAAGAAgaattccaggctgggcgcagtggctcaagcctgtaatcccagcactatgggaggccgaggcaggtggatcacctgaggtcatgagttcaagaccagtctggccaacatggagaaactccatctctactaaaaatacaaaaatcagccaggcatggtggcaggcgcctgtaatcccagctactcgggaggctgaggcaggagaatcacttgaacccaggaggccgaggctgcagtgagcgaagatcacgccactgtactcaagcctgggcgacagggcgagactgtcttaaaaaaaaaagagagagagaaaagaaaattcattcaCATTAAGATACCAAGACGAAAAAAACAGTATCAAGTACAATCAGTAATCAAATCGCAAGGACAGATGGCTATTTACAATTAAGTCACTTCTCACACAGGCTACTCTAGATAGAGCTGATAAGTAATGGCAGGGATTTACTTTACTGTTTACTTTATAACGGTAATGGCTGGCAGGTGCTTCACTGGATAAACAAACTAGTCTTTACCAAAAATTCTCAGAACAAAGCATTTCCAGTGAAGTTTCTGAACCTTAGAGAGGATACCTCCGGTAGTTTTATCCTCTAAAAGATCccaaaaatggccgggcgcggtggctcaagcctgtaatcccagcactttgggaggccgagatgggcggatcacgaggtcaggagatcgagaccatcctggctaacatggtgaaaccccgtctctactaaaaaaatacaaaaaactagccaggcgaggtggcgggtgcctgtagtcccaactcgggaggctgaggcaggagaatggcgtgaacccgagaggcggagcttgcagtgagctgagatccggccaccacactccagcctgggcgacagagcgagactccgtctcaaaaaaaaaaaaaaaaattccaaaaatgtttCTCCAGATTAAACCAGATGGCTGAAACAAAAGTTATTCATATTTCTtgctctctcaaaaaaaaaaaaaactgcctcttGTACATAATTTGTAACTTACATCTTCAAGTTCAGTTGCAGCAATTGATGTCACGTATCCAGCAAATCTGCTGTCACTTCCACCATAAATTTCCTGGTC containing:
- the SF3B1 gene encoding splicing factor 3B subunit 1 isoform X3, with protein sequence MAKIAKTHEDIEAQIREIQGKKAALDEAQGVGLDSTGYYDQEIYGGSDSRFAGYVTSIAATELEDDDDDYSSSTSLLGQKKPGYHAPVALLNDIPQSTEQYDPFAEHRPPKIADREDEYKKHRRTMIISPERLDPFADGFYSAA